In Nocardia sp. NBC_00403, the DNA window TCTGGGATTCCTATCTGTGAGCTCATTTCCGGGGTGAAGATGACCATGACGTCGTCGGTGCCCAGCCGGAAGCTTGTTGCCGATATTGTGTCTACTGAGCATCCTGTGGCGATCCAGACCGCTGTTCCTTGGAAGCCGAGTCGGATGGCTGATGGCACTCGGATCGCACCGCCGGGATCGTGGTCCCAGCAGATGCGCTACCTCACCTCGGCCTTCACCCACGACTGACCGGAAGAACATTCCTATGATTTGGGAATGTCAAGGATTATCGTGCTGAGCGCACCTTGCATTCAGAATGCCAACTTCTCAGGCGTGGGCGCCGCGTCCTCGCATGAACACCCGCTCCATGTGCGCAAATAGGCGAGCATGGCGACGGCGATTTCGGCCACAACCGAGTCATCGCTGGTGTTGATCGGGATCTGGATCCTTCAGCGCATTGATCCCGATGCCCTGTTCACACAGGTCGTGCACGATGTTGAGACATTTGCGCAGGTTACCGCCGAGCCGGTCGAGAGTGACGGCGACGATGGTGTCGCCGGGGCGCGCGTAGCGCAGCAGCTCGGTGATGCCAGGGCGGTCGAGGATGGCCCCGGTCTTCTTGTCCGTGTAGATCTTCTCGGCGGGGATGCCGCACCGCCGAGGCAACGAGCGCGGAGGAAGCCGAAGGCCGCCAACCCCGAGATAATAGGCACTATGGCGGATATTTGGGCCGTTACGACTCGGTAGTGTCGGCCGAGCGACCCGCTCGCCCGCCGAAATTGGTTGGTGGTTGCGAGTACTCAGTTAAGGAGTGCAGTCATGAAGAAGATCGAAACCACAGTTCGCCCCTCCGATGAGCGCCCGAGTCCGATTTCAATCCGTCCACTGGACAAGAAAGAAACCGCTGGCATGCCCAGTAACGGGAACGGCGCCTAACGGATAGTAGTTTATAGCGTGTGATTCGTCTCCGCCGAGAATGTTTTCGGTGGAGACGAATCATTCGCCAGTAATGCCGCGCTTTGATCGCTTGACTGATTTCTGGAGGCTTGATGAACGGCCGAATCCAGGTTGTGGACATGGTGAGGCCGCGGGTCAAGCCGGAACTGAGTCCCTACGTGACGGTCGACCGCACCGTAAGAATCGGCGCCACGGTGTATGGGCTGGGGATTGAGATCGACGATCCGGACGGCACAATCAAGGCCCTGGTCGGCGCGCTCGACGGAACAAGATCGCCCGCCGAGATAATCTCGGCGGTTTCGGCTGATCATGCGGACGTATCACCGCGAGAAATAGCCGATGCGATGCAGCAATTGCTCGATGCAGGTTTGCTGGAAGATTACGGCGCTCCGGTGCCGGTGGAATTGACCGACCGGGAGCGTGATCGCTACTCTCGTAGCGTCCCGTTTTTTCGCTGGATGGATGGGGTGCCGCGTGCCAATTCGTGGGATATCCAGATCGGGTTGCGGCGGTCCCGGGTTCTGTTGATCGGTCTCGGTGGTGTGGGGGGAGCTGTTGCGCAGGGGCTCGTCGCATCGGGTGTGGGTTTCCTGCACTGTGTCGACGCGGATTTCGTCGAGGTCTCGAATCTGAATAGGCAGATTCTGTATCGGGAGGCCGACATCGGCAGGTCTAAAATCGATGCCGCAATGGAGCATTTGCGTGATCTCAATTCCGATGTGGAGATCAGCGGCGAGCAACTATGGATTGCGAGTGAGGCCGATCTCGGTGCTCTGCTCGAGCCAGGTTACGACGTGGTGGCGCTGTGCGCCGACAAGCCGCGCGTGATCCGCCGCTGGGCCAACCGGGCGTTCCACCAGGCCGGTGTGACGTGGGCGGTCGGCGGCTATCACGGCCCGATTGCTTCCGCGGGTGTGCACGGACCCGAAACCGGCGCGTGCTGGGAGTGCCTGCATGATCAGGCGGCCGACATACCGGACGTGCGTATGCCGCCGGGAATGTCCATCGAGGACCTGGATCCGCGATTGCCCTGGAATCCGGTCAACATCGTGTCGGCCGCCATCACGGGCAGTTTCGTCACACATTTTGTGCTCGCAGTCCTCACCGGCGCACCACCGATCGAGCTGGGTTTCTGCTACGAGGTTAATCTCGCAGTTCCCGGCGAATCGAATCTGGTTCGGCTCGGGCGCCGGGCGGACTGCGCGATCTGCGGGGACCGGTCGTGACCGAACCCGTGCCCGTCGTCGTGCTTCCGGAGAGCCGGGTGCGTCTGCACGACATGGCGATTCGGCAGGACGGCGATGAATGGATCACCGGCAGACTCGACACCCGCCGGTTCGTGGCGCTGCCCCGTGCAGGCGCGGTCGCGATCGAACTGTTCCGGGCCGGCCACAGCATCGATGAGGCCGCTACGCGGATGGCTCACACGGAAGGTTGCGTGTTCGATGTGCTCTCTTTCGCCCGGGATTTGGCGGCGCTCGGTTTCGTCGCCGACATCGATGGCCGTCCGGTCGCCTCTGAGCCACCGCTTCCCGCGTCGTTTCCCCGCATTCGGCCCGAACACGCCCGATTCGCACTGAGCCCGGTCTTTCCTGTCCTGTTCATTGGTTTGATGCTGGCGGCAACCGTGGCACTCGTGCTCCGACCCGGCCTGCTGCCCAGTTTCCATGAGCTGCTGTGGAGTTCGCAGGGGACTGCAGTATTGGCGCTGAGCGCGGGGGCCGGATGGTCGCTTGTGTATGTCCACGAGCTGGCTCACTTCATCACCGCCCGGGCGGCAGGCGTGCACGCTCGTATTCAACTGAGTACGCGGCTGCAGTTCCTGATTGCCGAAACCGACATCAGCGGTATCGAATTCGCCCCGCGCAGGCATCGGCTTACCGCATATCTGGCAGGTATGGCGACGAATCTGTCGGTCGCGGCGGTCGCGGTCCTGATCCAGGCGACGACGAGCCCGGCGACCACTGTGCACAGGATCCTGGCCGCGACAATGGTGATCGCGCTGATGTCGTTGCCGTTCGAGTTCATGGTCTTCATGCGCACCGACATCTATTACGTGCTGCAGGACGTCCTGGCCTGCCGCAACCTGTTCGGTGACGGCACCGCGTATGCCCGCTACCTCGGAAACCGGGTGCGACACACCATCTTCGGATCGACTACCGGGACAGTCGACCCCAGTCTCGGGTTGCCGCACCACGAACGCCGGGCGGTGCGGATCTATAGCGTCGTCCTGGTCGTCGGAACGGCGCTCTGTCTCGGCGTGATGGCCATATTCACCGTTCCCGCCGACCTGACGTTGATCTCGCGCGCGATCACCCGCATCGGCCTGGGCCAATCGCTGATCACCAACCTCGACAGCGTCGTCGTCTTGCTCATTCTCGGCAGCGTGCACACAGTGTGGGTGCTGACGTGGTGGCGACGGCACCGCGGGTGGGTCGCGTGCTTGTGCGGTCGTCGGAGACTGCGCGGCGCCGGACATACTGCTATAGGTCCATGATCTGGAGAGAGATGTACGACCGTCGCCCGGTGCTACCCGCGTGATCTAAGCGCCGTTCAACGTCGGTAATCGCCCAGTTACAGGGCAGTCGGACCGCCGCGCTTCGAGTCGATCGTCATAAGGAATGCCGACGAACGGCCAGGGCGGTCGGCGGAGGTTGTAGATCTGCCGAGTTTGCTCGCCGGGACTCGGCCCGCGGCCTTGATAGTCACCGGGTTGCCGATCGCCCGCCTCGTACGGCAGCAATCCGAAGGAGCCCGCTTGTAGGCCGAATCCACCTGCGGAGGCGTGGCTCTCGACGTTTGCCACTGTTCGAGAGCCGCGATGATCTTCGCCGCCACGGTGGCGGCGACCTTGGGGTCGAACCAGATCTCTCCGCTACCCGCCTTCCCGGCGAACTGTGCCCACTGAATCCCGATCTGGTCGACGGGGTTGTTCTTGGCCATAGCATCGCCGCCGTTCAGCACGCGCGGCTCAAGGCGATCTCAGCCGGGTCGAGGCATTCCTGATATTCCGGGCTGATGATCTCGCGCGCGACCGCGACCATGGACAACGCCGTGCTACCCGCCGCTGGAAGATTCGGCTCGCTCACGTCCGAAACGCTACATCCACCGAGGTCGCCGCTCCCCTGTTCCCAAACCTGGGAAGCGCAGCGCTCGGATCGACCGGATCCAGTCGGCGAATCTACGTATGTTCACGGATATTTCGGCCCCCGCCTCGCTCATAGCATTTGCACAGACCTCCCATAAACCGAGAATTGCGACGCAGGTTTTCCGATTATGCCAGCACACCCCGCGCTATCAACC includes these proteins:
- a CDS encoding HesA/MoeB/ThiF family protein → MVRPRVKPELSPYVTVDRTVRIGATVYGLGIEIDDPDGTIKALVGALDGTRSPAEIISAVSADHADVSPREIADAMQQLLDAGLLEDYGAPVPVELTDRERDRYSRSVPFFRWMDGVPRANSWDIQIGLRRSRVLLIGLGGVGGAVAQGLVASGVGFLHCVDADFVEVSNLNRQILYREADIGRSKIDAAMEHLRDLNSDVEISGEQLWIASEADLGALLEPGYDVVALCADKPRVIRRWANRAFHQAGVTWAVGGYHGPIASAGVHGPETGACWECLHDQAADIPDVRMPPGMSIEDLDPRLPWNPVNIVSAAITGSFVTHFVLAVLTGAPPIELGFCYEVNLAVPGESNLVRLGRRADCAICGDRS
- a CDS encoding recombinase family protein, whose product is MPRRCGIPAEKIYTDKKTGAILDRPGITELLRYARPGDTIVAVTLDRLGGNLRKCLNIVHDLCEQGIGINALKDPDPDQHQR